From one Ignavibacteria bacterium genomic stretch:
- the nifJ gene encoding pyruvate:ferredoxin (flavodoxin) oxidoreductase, whose product MEKKRTKITIDGNEAAAYVAYHTNEVCAIYPITPSSPMGEWCDAWSAENKVNIWGDIPVVSELQSEGGAAGSVHGALQSGALTTTFTASQGLLLMIPNMFKIAGELTSTVFHVSARSIAAQALSIFGDHSDVMATRSTGFALLASNSIQEVMDFALIAQAATLESRIPFIHFFDGFRTSHEVMKIEELTLDDMRAMINNDLIISHRQRALSPDRPVLRGTAQNPDVYFQGRETVNPFYLKCPDIVQALMDKFAKITGRQYKLFDYYGANDAERVIILMGSGAETAEETVDYLTAKGEKVGILKVRLYRPFSIDHFVKSLPKSVKSIAVLDRTKEPGAAGEPLYLDIVNALTEKFTNDELDFRLPKIIGGRYGLSSKEFTPSMVTSVFDELKKPKPKNHFTVGIIDDVSNTSLNFDPNFSIESPEIFRGKFYGLGADGTVGANKNSIKIIGEGTDNFAQGYFVYDSKKSGSTTVSHLRFGSKPIRSTYLISSANFVASHQQIFLEKFDMLKDAVEGATFLLNTQVETDKVWETLPEKVQRDLIDKKMDFYVIDAYKVAEQTGMGARINTIMQTCFFAISKILPKDEAIGMIKDTIEKTYGSKGEKIVAMNFKAVDQTLANLHKVEIPNKVTSKIQFAPPVSAGAPEFVQDVLATIIAGNGDSVPVSKMPKDGTYPVATAQWEKRNIALEVPVWDEIVCIQCNKCVLVCPHATIRAKICDEKYVKDAPSTFKYTKFKAKEHGENLVYSLQVAVEDCTGCALCVDVCPAKNKKETRLKAINMQPQIPLRDTERANWDFFLTLPEFNRTKLNVMTVKDSQFMQPLFEFSGACSGCGETPYVKLVSQLFGDRTVVANATGCSSIYGGNLPTTPWCVNNDGRGPAWSNSLFEDNAEFGFGFRLAIDKHNSYAKSLLKKLSSEIGEKLVDELINASQKDEAEIYEQRLRVDELRKKLNSTKNGKSDEIKQLLALADYLVKKSVWIMGGDGWAYDIGYGGLDHVLAAGKDVNILVLDTEVYSNTGGQMSKATPRGAVAKFAAAGKPMAKKDLGLMAISYGNVYVAKVAMGANDAHTVRAFLEAEAYDGPSLIIAYSHCIAHGIDMQYGMKNQKAAVDSGYWQLYRYNPDLVKEGKNPFKLDSKGLKIPLRDYAYMETRYKMLTISHPELAEELMQEAQKDVEKRWQQYEDLAAANSVSENKE is encoded by the coding sequence ATGGAAAAGAAAAGAACAAAAATAACGATTGATGGTAATGAAGCCGCTGCTTATGTGGCTTATCACACAAATGAAGTTTGCGCTATCTATCCAATCACTCCATCATCGCCAATGGGCGAATGGTGCGATGCTTGGTCTGCAGAAAATAAAGTCAATATTTGGGGAGATATTCCTGTTGTAAGCGAATTACAGAGTGAAGGGGGTGCTGCTGGCAGCGTCCATGGTGCATTACAATCAGGTGCGTTAACAACTACATTTACTGCCTCTCAGGGATTATTACTTATGATCCCGAATATGTTCAAGATTGCTGGTGAATTAACTTCCACGGTTTTTCATGTTTCCGCACGTTCCATTGCTGCCCAAGCTCTGTCAATCTTCGGCGATCACAGTGATGTGATGGCAACTCGGTCTACAGGATTTGCCCTGCTCGCTTCGAACTCAATTCAAGAAGTAATGGATTTTGCTTTAATTGCTCAAGCTGCAACACTTGAATCACGAATTCCTTTTATACATTTCTTTGATGGATTTAGAACTTCACATGAAGTTATGAAAATTGAGGAATTAACTCTTGACGACATGCGAGCCATGATCAATAATGATTTAATTATTTCGCATCGTCAGCGTGCCCTTTCTCCAGATAGACCTGTTTTAAGAGGAACTGCACAAAATCCAGATGTTTACTTCCAGGGAAGAGAAACCGTAAATCCGTTTTACTTGAAGTGTCCCGATATAGTTCAAGCCCTAATGGATAAATTTGCAAAGATTACTGGGCGGCAGTATAAATTGTTCGATTATTACGGAGCGAATGATGCCGAAAGAGTTATAATTTTAATGGGCTCAGGCGCAGAAACTGCCGAAGAAACAGTTGATTATTTAACAGCAAAAGGAGAAAAAGTTGGTATATTAAAAGTACGTTTGTACCGCCCGTTCTCAATTGATCATTTCGTAAAGTCTCTTCCAAAATCAGTTAAATCAATAGCAGTTTTAGATCGAACTAAGGAACCTGGTGCTGCAGGCGAACCGCTTTATTTGGATATTGTAAATGCATTAACAGAAAAGTTTACTAATGATGAACTCGATTTCAGACTTCCTAAAATAATTGGTGGACGTTATGGCTTATCGTCAAAAGAGTTTACTCCCTCAATGGTTACATCTGTTTTTGATGAATTGAAAAAACCAAAGCCTAAAAACCATTTCACTGTTGGTATAATTGATGACGTTTCAAATACGAGTTTAAACTTTGATCCGAATTTTTCGATTGAGTCTCCAGAGATTTTCCGCGGAAAGTTTTATGGACTCGGGGCTGATGGTACTGTCGGTGCAAATAAAAACTCGATAAAAATCATCGGTGAAGGAACAGATAATTTTGCACAAGGCTATTTCGTTTATGATTCAAAAAAATCTGGATCAACTACTGTATCTCACTTAAGATTTGGTTCCAAACCGATCAGGTCAACGTATCTTATCTCATCAGCGAATTTTGTTGCCAGCCATCAGCAAATCTTTTTAGAAAAATTTGACATGCTCAAGGATGCTGTAGAAGGTGCAACATTTTTATTAAACACACAAGTTGAAACAGATAAAGTTTGGGAAACGCTTCCAGAAAAAGTCCAACGTGACCTAATCGATAAAAAAATGGATTTCTATGTTATCGATGCATACAAGGTTGCAGAACAAACCGGTATGGGAGCAAGAATAAATACGATCATGCAGACCTGCTTCTTTGCAATTTCTAAAATCCTCCCTAAAGATGAAGCAATTGGAATGATCAAAGACACGATAGAAAAAACTTATGGAAGCAAGGGAGAAAAAATTGTTGCCATGAATTTCAAGGCAGTTGATCAAACACTTGCTAATCTGCATAAAGTTGAAATTCCAAATAAAGTAACAAGTAAAATTCAATTCGCTCCGCCAGTTTCTGCCGGTGCGCCTGAATTCGTCCAGGATGTACTTGCAACAATCATCGCTGGAAATGGGGATTCAGTTCCAGTCAGTAAAATGCCGAAAGATGGAACCTACCCTGTTGCCACTGCACAATGGGAGAAGCGAAATATTGCACTAGAAGTTCCGGTTTGGGATGAAATTGTTTGTATCCAGTGTAATAAATGCGTACTTGTTTGTCCTCATGCAACAATCAGAGCAAAAATCTGTGATGAGAAGTATGTCAAAGATGCACCGTCGACTTTCAAATACACAAAATTCAAAGCGAAAGAGCATGGTGAAAATTTAGTTTATTCACTTCAAGTCGCAGTGGAAGATTGTACAGGTTGTGCATTGTGTGTAGATGTTTGCCCTGCGAAGAATAAGAAAGAAACGCGTCTCAAAGCAATTAATATGCAGCCGCAAATTCCACTGCGTGATACTGAAAGGGCAAATTGGGATTTCTTCTTAACATTACCCGAATTCAATCGAACTAAATTGAATGTGATGACTGTAAAAGATTCACAATTCATGCAGCCTTTATTTGAGTTTTCTGGTGCATGCTCTGGCTGTGGAGAAACTCCATATGTGAAACTTGTAAGTCAGTTATTTGGTGATAGAACAGTTGTTGCTAATGCAACTGGATGTTCTTCGATATATGGCGGAAATCTTCCAACCACACCATGGTGTGTGAATAATGATGGCAGAGGTCCTGCTTGGTCAAATTCTCTATTTGAAGACAACGCTGAATTCGGATTTGGATTCCGCCTCGCAATAGACAAACACAATTCTTATGCGAAGAGTTTATTGAAAAAACTTTCTTCCGAAATCGGCGAAAAACTTGTTGACGAACTGATCAATGCTTCACAAAAAGATGAAGCTGAAATTTATGAACAAAGATTGAGAGTTGATGAACTTAGGAAAAAATTGAATTCAACTAAAAATGGGAAATCTGATGAAATCAAACAGCTTCTTGCACTTGCGGATTATCTTGTAAAAAAATCTGTTTGGATTATGGGAGGCGATGGTTGGGCATATGATATAGGATATGGAGGATTAGATCATGTGCTCGCAGCTGGTAAAGATGTAAATATTTTAGTTCTCGATACTGAAGTTTACTCGAATACAGGCGGGCAAATGTCTAAAGCAACTCCTAGAGGAGCTGTTGCAAAGTTTGCAGCTGCCGGTAAACCAATGGCTAAAAAAGATCTCGGATTGATGGCTATTTCGTATGGCAATGTTTATGTTGCAAAAGTTGCTATGGGTGCAAATGATGCACACACAGTCCGTGCGTTCCTCGAAGCTGAAGCTTATGATGGTCCTTCATTGATCATTGCTTACAGTCACTGTATTGCACATGGAATTGACATGCAATATGGAATGAAGAATCAAAAAGCTGCAGTAGATTCTGGTTATTGGCAGCTGTATCGCTACAATCCTGATCTTGTGAAAGAAGGAAAGAATCCATTTAAGCTCGATTCGAAGGGGCTGAAAATTCCGTTAAGAGATTATGCCTATATGGAAACTAGATATAAGATGCTGACGATCTCCCATCCGGAACTTGCTGAAGAATTAATGCAAGAAGCTCAAAAAGATGTCGAAAAGAGATGGCAGCAATACGAAGATTTGGCTGCAGCAAACTCGGTAAGTGAAAACAAAGAATAA
- a CDS encoding dihydroorotate dehydrogenase-like protein, giving the protein MDITTKYLGMKLKNPIIPSASPLSRDIGNIKEMEDAGAAAVVLYSLFEEQIEQDSLELHHHTTVHADSYAEAMNYFPEISDIKIGPDEYLKHIQKVKEAVDIPVIASLNGKSLGGWTNYAKKIEEAGAN; this is encoded by the coding sequence ATGGATATCACAACGAAATATTTAGGAATGAAATTAAAGAATCCAATCATTCCATCTGCAAGCCCGCTTTCAAGAGATATTGGAAACATTAAAGAGATGGAAGATGCCGGCGCTGCCGCAGTGGTTTTGTATTCTTTATTCGAGGAACAAATTGAACAGGATTCGCTCGAATTGCATCATCATACCACAGTTCATGCAGATAGTTATGCTGAAGCAATGAATTATTTTCCCGAAATATCTGATATTAAAATTGGACCTGATGAATATCTAAAGCACATTCAAAAGGTAAAAGAAGCCGTTGATATTCCTGTAATCGCAAGTTTAAATGGAAAATCGCTCGGGGGCTGGACAAATTATGCAAAAAAAATCGAAGAAGCCGGTGCAAACG